Genomic DNA from Chlorocebus sabaeus isolate Y175 chromosome 6, mChlSab1.0.hap1, whole genome shotgun sequence:
AACTTCTGGTTCATGATTGGGGGTAGAAAGGGCCATTGGAAAATAGAACCCCTGGATCCTTTTGGAAAGGTGAGGGTTGGGGTTCTGGGCCCTCTAcatcttttctgtatctattaggGTTTGCGTTCTTTTTTATTACTAGAGATAGAAAATCCAATGCAAATTGGTTTAAATATACAGGGGCCTTTATTGCTTATACAAGTGAAGATGGGCATCAGTTAAGTTTTGATCCAGCTACTCAAATGATATCATCATGGACTCAGTTTCTCTAAGGTTTCCACTCTGCACTTCACAGTGTTCCTATCATTCTCAGGCTCCATATGCAGCCCTCCCCACCACTGCTATCCCCACAGATCCAAGATCTCTCCATGTGATGGAGAAAAGCAACCCTACAGATGTAGACCTCACATCACAGAGCCACAATATCCAGCAGAAATGCATCTCTTCTTGGGAATCCATTCACTTTCTCATTAGCCTTACTAGGTCACGTGCCCATCTCCAAGCCAATCACGAAATGGGCTATGCTGAGTGGCTTAGACCAATCACAGGGCACCTCTGTAATGAGTCCATTCCAAGTCTACCAATGAGAAAGCAGCTGGTAGGAATGATGCTGGAGAGGCACCACCAGTTGACTGCCACCCTTTGCCCTTCATTAACTCGAATCCTTAATGACATTGACACCTGCAGGCAGACTTTGGAAAAAGGCGTTTATTGGTGTGGTGGTCTCAACACTCCCCATGAATTGGAACACACGGCCCCCAgggccccccaccccctccctggtATCCCTCCCCCGTCCCACCCCATCCCCTGGACCCTGGGAATGGAAGACAATGTGGGATGGGGCCCATGCCCCCGTCTGAGGTACAGTCACTGCGCCTtgccctctcctcttctccaccAGACTCTGGGTGGTGTGGTTTGGGGTGGGTGTTTATAGAGAGGGTCTCCTGGGAGTCGGAATTGGTGACATGGCATCTTTGTCTGGGCTCAGGATGTCTGTGTGGTGCCTCTCTGTCCCCcactgtgtgtggtgtggtgtacCAGGGTGGAGTATTCCTGCAATCAGAGCTGAGGCTGCAGCCTCTCAGCGTCCCTTCCTGACAACAGATGCCTACCCAGGGGGAAATACAGCTAGTCACCAGCTACAGGACAGCTGCAGCCAGGGGGCTACTGCTGGTCACCGtcgctggtgtgtgtgtgtgtgtgtggtgtgtctgagtgtgtgagGGCGGTCAGGTAGCCTTTGGGAGGTACAGTTGGTGGAGGGGCCAGGAAGTGATAGACCAGCAAGCCTACACCTGTGGGCCAGCTGCAAAGGCCCCAAGGGCAGCTGGCTGGTGCCACAGGTGGGGAAATCAAGGCCAAGGGGAGTGGTGGCGGGGGTAGGGCAAAGCACTGAAACAGACAAGTGACTCCTGCCACCAGTCTGACAGTTGGATGGAAGCACCGATTGgcccaggagggggccagaaaaTCCAAGGTAGGAAGGGACAGGAAAAGTGGGAAGGTCTCAGGCCACTGAGCCAGCGATGGGGCCTCTGGCTACAGGAAGCTGGTGGTTGACGGCAGGGAAGCCCAGAGCCCAGATGGAGGTCCCCACTTACTCACAAAGGCTGAATGACAGCTTGACAGGTGAGTGCGACACCCCTCCCTACTCCCAACCTGCCAGGAGTTGCCCTTTCGACAGGGGGAGGGGTCAGTGTGCGTGCATATATTGGGAAAGCAGGGAGCCTGGTAAGCCTCTCTTCAGAGCTTCCACTGCAGAGCCTCATACCTACCTCCAGTCAGAGGTGAGAGGCAGTAGGGTTGGGGACAGTGGACATGGGGGTTTCGGGGCTGGGAGGACGGCTgagtcccctcccccagcccacccacccacacacacagagacacagacacctACACACGCATGCAggctcacactcacacacccacacccacacgaGCCAGTTGACAGCCTGAGCTAAGAGAGAGGGGTATGGGGTGGCGGGAGTGGGTCACAATCGGAAACGTGAACGGGTGGCGAGAATGGCTGTAGAAAGATGCATAATTTTGCTTTATCCCTCACAGTGATGGGTTCTCTAAAGAtctttcttcctctgcctcctcctctttctcctcttctcttcttccttggtgGCCGAGAGCTCTTCTGCCCCCACAAGACCCACGGCTCTTGCTCCCCCTTTTCTCTCACTCTTGGCCTGAGGCCCCCTGCAGGGGGAGGCGAGCTCCACTGGGTTGCGCCTATATTCTCCACCACAGCCAGCCCAGGGCGGAGAGGAGGGCCAGGGGCCCTGGGGGCCTCGGGGCTGAGTTCTCCAGGGATCCTGGGCCTGGGGGGAGAGAAGGGGTCATGGAGGGAGGGCTGAGAGTGGGGGACCCCATGTGTGTCTCTCCAGGAGCCCTGTCTCTTCTGAGCCCACCTCTTTAGGGGCCTTTCTGGATCTCTCATTGGGTGTGCCTGCTTTTCtgactctggtttttttttttttgttttttttttgaacggagtctcgctgtcacccaggcgcaatctcggctcactgtaacctctgccccccaggttcaagcaatcctcttgcctcagcatcctgaatagctaggactacaggtgcccgtcactacgcctggctaatttttgtattattatttttcttttttttagtagagacagggtttcaccacgttggccaggctggtctcgaattcctgacttcaggtgatccgcccgcctcagcctcccaaagtgctgggatttacaggcgtgagccaccacgcccggcctccaaaattgttttttgtttgtatgtgtttgcttGTTTATCTACATGTCCACTTTATTACTTTTCTACTCCTACTAGACTATAAGCTCTGCGAATCCCCAAACCTTGTTTCTTTTGTGCACAGCTATGTCCCCCACGCCCAACCCTTAGCTGGCGCTCAATGAATATTGATTGCGTGGATCGGTTTCTTACGCGCATTGCTCTTCAGTCTTAGCGTCGGTCTCctaagttcaggaccagcctgagggGCGGCCCGGGCGTGTCCACCTCCCTAGCCCCGCCCATTCCCCGCCCACgtgccccgcccctccccgcccagCCCGAAGACGCACGCAGGAGCCGCATGGAGGCGCTGGACGCTCCTAGCCGGTTGGCGGCGCGACACGTGTAGTTGCCGTAATGCCGGGCGCTCACGTTGGCAAAGAGAAGCATCGAGCGGGTGCGCTCCGTCTGCACCTTCAGACCCTCGGCCGTGCCGCTGCTCAGCCTGCCAGGGATCTGGGTAAGGGGCCGGGCCGCAGCGCCCAGCCAGGCCCACCCGCCGACTCTCAGTTGCCTCCGTTCCCCAGAGACCCAGCGTTCTGCCCCCTACCCCACTGACCCATCGCCTCAGGTTCTAGCACCTCATGGACCCCGGGTCACTCCCACCGCCGCCCTTCTCCAGCCACCCTGGCCTCTCAGGGACCCGGGACTCCCCCGTGGTGCACCCCTAGTCGTTAGGGACTCCCTCTGCTGGTCCCCTAAACCTTGCCCGAGAGATCCTCAGCACTGACCCCTGACCCCTGGCCAGCTCCCTGAAAAGTCCAGGGAGACGGGGCTCCAGCATTCATCATCCTGGGGCCCAAGCTTGTTTCCGGAGGCTGGacagatcccatcacccagaagCTGGACGCCCCAGTTCCGGGACCCAGAGCTCTGCTGCCTTCCCCCGCCCAGCTCTGTCCCCCTGCCTCACAATCCAAGGGACCAAGGACCTCCCCGTCCCGCTCCCACGGCCCCCCTCAGTGCTGTCCTCACAGTCTGTCATCCTTGTACCACTGGAAATCCGCGGGGGGCACCGCCATGGCTTCGCAGCGCAGCAGGGCGGCTCGGCCCAGCGCGGTACGGGCGCTGGTCACGTCCGTGATGGTCGGAGGATCTGGCGAGGAGCGAGGGTCAGCGAATTCTCCAAGCCGCGTGGGGACGAAGGGGTCCCGCCCCCAGCCCCCGCCTCCCTCAGGCCCGGAAGTCTCACCcctgcttcctcctccctcagacccttCCTCCCCAGGGACTCGGGGTCCGCCACCCTTTCGTGCCCAGTGCCAGGGGGGCTCACAGTTGACTGTGACCAGCACGCGGCGGCTGTCGGGCGCCGAGTTAACCCCGTTGTGAGTCACACACTCATACTCCCCGGCCTGGCCCCGCTGGATGTCAGAGATCTCCAGGATCTCTCCCTCCGAGGTGAAGCCATCTgtggggggaaggaggaggagggggcggggccggACACAAACACTTAACACGGGACAACACGGGCACAACACGGACACACATCAGCGGGGCGGGCACGGCAAGGCCTGGAGTGCCCGGGtcaatgggggtggggtggggaggggctgccGGGCCGGGGGTGCCTGGGATCTCTCCAGCTCAGGGTTGGGGAAGGAGTGAGGGTCTAGGACTCAGTTCCTGGAACCCAATGGGGTGGGTTAGAGAATCTAAGGGTTCGGGAGATCCCTCCAGGAATGTGACTCAGATGGTGGGGATCCGTGCGGAGGACCCCAGTGGGGAGGGGGATCCCAGGATGTTAGGTCTCAGAAGGATCTCGCAAATTCAGAGCCAGTGGGGCAGGGTCCCTCGTTCTGGGATCTGGTTCATGGAGTCTGGGGAATCAGGATCTGGTGATTGGGATCAGGAATCCACGTATATGGGGGTCTTGTAACACAGCAGCAGTCTTAGAAGACCCTTTGGGACTTAGGGCACCCAGAGATTTCAGATCTCAAGACCAGGATCATGGGGCTCAGATGACCCAGTCGGGTAAGATCCAGGGATTCAGAATGGTCATGGGATCTAGTGATTGGCACCATGGGTCTTCAAAGACCCTGAGAATGAGGATCCAGGGATCTGGGATCTGGTGGTGGAGATCCACATAAAAGGGCTGGTGGGTGATGTCTAGGACCTGGACTGTCATATACGGGCACCCTGCGCTGTTCGTGGGTAGCCTTGAGCACTGGTTCTTGGGGCttgtggaggggggagggagtTTTGGATTCAGCAGGTCTTGGATGGAGCCTGGGAAAGTTCATTCCTGGCAAGTTCCCAAGGGATGCTGATGCTTCCTGTCTGGGGTCCACACCATGAGGCCCACTGGGCTAGAGTGTCCAGCAGAAGAAAGGCAGAGATGTACACAGGACTGCTGGTGCAGCCTGGCTTAGGGCATCTAGCAGCAGGGGATCTTAGcccaggagaatgctgtgaacccgtGGGGAGACATCCGGGATATTGGGGTTGGGGAAGTGGAGCAGGCTGTGGTTTGGCAACTGACGCAGAGGCAGTGACCCAGGCCTAGGATGGCAGGTGGAAAGCCAGTGGTGAAGCTCTTCAGTCTGGGGTCTGCAGATGAAATAACTGGAAGCAGGGTGGGAGGGGAAGCCAAGGGGCCAGAGAGAAGGGGGCTTGGGAAACTAGCTAGGGATATGGGGAAAGGAGGGGCCCAGACTGTGCAGTGGGGGATGGGGCTTTTGACCTGGGATGGGATCCTCACCTCGGAGCTGTCTCCAGGTGACCGTGGGCTCTGGCCGCCCCACAGCCAGGCAAAGCAGGTTCACATTGCCCCCCTCATTCACCGTCACAGGCGACGAGATGTTCACAATGCGGGCAGGGACTGTGGGCAGGGGGAGAGGCTGAATATGGATGCCCAGGAATCCAGGCCCCcaggccctcctccctcagacctaGGATTCCAGACCCCCAGCTCTTCCCCACTtagacccaggagtccaagacctcagcccctcctccctcaggtcCAGGAGTTCAGACCCCCAGTTCCTCTTCCCTCAGACCCAAGAGTCCagtcccccagcccctcctccgtCAGACCCAGGAGTCTCTGCCCTTTTCTCCGGACCCTCTGTCTGGGCCTGGCAtcttcttgtctaattgctgGTCTTGTTTCTATTCTCTCTCCACCTTCATCCTAActtggtttccccatcttggGGTCTGaattcctctccctttctctatttgtatttattattattttaaattaatttatttaacaaatacccACATGGGACTTTCTGTGTAACAGATTCTATTCTAAGTGCCTTACCAAAATCCACTGATTAGATGCTCACTCCCAGCCTCTGGGGTGGATGTTACTGTATTTCATCAATTCTAAGACATAGCTGTGCTTTCTGCCCCTCTCTCCCATTTGAACATTTCTCCAAGCAATATGGCCCTTGAGATAGGATGCCAGGGTATCACtggcagtggttttttttttttttttcttttctagcagGGCATAAAATAAAAGTAGCTCTTCCGATTGACGACGTCTGGGATTTATGACAGCACCATCCCCATTTTGCAAAGGAGGAGTCCCAGGCCTCTCCTCCTGCTCAGGGTCCCTGGGCTGGTGGATGGTGGCACTGAGGttggaacccaggcagtctggctccagagttggAGCTTGCCAGGCTCCCCCTGGGTTCTCTCTGTCTCCAGTTCCTGTCTCTCCAGGTGTTCCCTGCCCTCCACCATTTCGGATGGCTCAGGAGGCAGGCTCCTGACTGCTCTCCacgtctctccctctgcctcctgccttacTGTGGAGCTCTCCAGCCCCATCTTTCCTGCTGTGGATCTGGCACATCCAGCCTCTTGGGACTTCCCTCTGCACACTTGGTTCATTTTCTCGCCTGGCCCTGAACACACTGTTTCTTTTCTGGTCTTagccctgtgcccagccaaaggCGTCAGCTCAGACGTCATGTCTGGGaagtcctctctgagcctctcctTAGAAAATCAGCTCCCAAGGTGTGGGGACAGCCTGCCTTATTCTGTAGCCCCAGTGCCTAGATCAATGCTTGCAGAGTAGGCACTCCAGGAATGGGGCTGAGCAAATGAACGTGGTCTTCCCCCAAGCACCCCCTCATCCCTGTAGCTCTCCTGCCCTAGAAGCGATCCTGCTGATGTGTCACTGTCTGTGTGACTGGCCCCCTCCTGCTGGGCTGAAATCCCCAAGGGCAAGGCTGTGTCCGTCGTTCTCGCTATGTATCCCTGGGGTTGGGGAACATGTATGTGTCATCATGCCTCGTCTCCCCCACGCTCTCTACCCGTCCACCCAGCCAGGCCCCGGCTGAGGGCTCACCGTGGACAATGAGGTAGACCTGAGTGGTGTACGGCTGGTGGCGAGTCTGGAAGGAGCAGGTGTAGAGGCCCTCGTCGCCGAGCCCCACTTCGGTGATGAGGATGGAGAACTCCTCGGGGGTGTTTATGAGCAGCCGCACCCGCGGGTCGCTGGTCCAGCGGTCGTTGCCAGCGTACAGGATGTTGGAGCGGTTCAGCCAGGCCACGCGGGTCACATGCTCATCAATGAAGCAGCTGCAGGGAGCAAGAGAGTGGGAAGGTTTTTCTCCACCCACCCAGCCTGAGCCTTCCCCCGCCAAGGGTGTGGGTGGGAGAGGGAGGCCACCGCATCTCCAGGTCCCACCACAGCCCTGTGAAGTGGATGCTGCTGTGCCCACCATACAGCTGGGGATAAGCTGAGCCTCAGGGAGGGAAAGCTGTGAGCTCAAGTGCAGAACGGAACAATAGCTCATGGTCATTGAATGATCGTGTGTGTCAGAGACACAAAAAGGGGAGAACAGAGAATCTGGGAGAGAGGAATAGAGAcgcagaaggaagaagaaagagaccgagagagagggacagagacccagagagagggacGGAGACCCAGAGACAGAGGGGGACAGAGATCTAGCgagagggacagagacccagagagagggggacagagacccagagagagaaggacagagacacacacacagagagggacagagacccagagagagagacagccccagagacagagggagagaaagagagagagaaagagagagagagaaaaacccaGAGAGAGACCTAcggagacccagagagagagagagagagagctacagagacccagagagagggggacagagaccagagagggggacagagacccagagagaggggacagagacacagagagaaagagacagagacccagagacagaggGGGATAGAAacccagagacagagagggacagagacccagagagagagggggacagagagccagagacagagggggacagagacccagagagagagagagaaagagacgtGGAGAGAGGGGGAACAGAGACCAGAGGTGAGGAGAGGTGACGGCCTGGGGAAACAGCAACCCTGGCTGTCGTGTTTTAAGCAGTCGCAGTATGCCACGCTCTCTAAGCATGGTGTGTGCATCCTGAATCCCCACAATAACCCAGTGGTAGTTCACCGTCTCTCCGCCCTGTTGACAGATGGGGACACTGAAGCCAAGGGGGAGCCAGCTCATAGTTGTGTCGCTCCTGAGGGGGAACGTGGGGCCCAAGTCTTCCCATCCCAGGCTGTTCCTGTAACCAGGATCCCCACCCAGGAAGATGAAGCTCCGAAGGTGAACGGGCAGGACTGCATGGCTCCATGAGATCTGAGTCCCCGCCCACCGAGGGAGGTACCTGAGGGTGGCGTTGTCACCTTCACACACCGTGTAGTTGTCGGCAGGAGAGTTGAACTCCAGGCTCTGGGAGAGCAGCCCTGTGGAAGGTGGGGGTGGCTCAGCCTTGGCAGCTCAGGCAGGGCCCGGGCATTGGTAGCAcctgcacacatgtgcacacgcaCGTCCTTGCGGACAAAGACATCTCCTGCACGTGCTGCCACACACATGCACTGATGTTTTCAGAGATACACAGCAGACACAATCAGAGCAGACACATGCAACATGTATCTTCCCATGAGGCCACACGGACTCACAGACTCAGATGGGTAGGCGCCCATGGACACACAAACCTACACACCTCCAGAGATTCAGAGACAAtcgcagcacacacacacacagatacacatagatGCAtgtgtacacagacacacacatatatatatacagaaacacgtgtacaaacacatacatgcagACACTTGTACACAtaagacatacacacagacacatatacacagacacagataCCTGTGTCCACAGAACACATACATTCACAGATACAGAGTACAGTGACACACATACCAATATGAGCAGATTAACAATTACATAGATgcggctgggcgaggtggctcacacctgtaatctaagcattttgggaggctgaggcgggaggatcacctgagaccaggagttcaagaccagcctggccaacatggtgaagccccatctctactaaaaatacaaaaaattagccaggcatggtggtggtcgcctgtaatcccagctactcgggaggctgaggcaggagaatcacttgaacctgggaggcagaggttgcagtgagccaacatcacgccattgcactccagcctcagcaacaagagtgaaactcggtctcaaaaaaaaaccccaacgaTTACATGGATGCATATACATATGCAGAGATGTGTACACACATCTACACATGGTCTATACCCACAGACACATGTACACAGGCACATCAACTCACAGATACTTGAGTACACAGAATACATATGCAcagatacatgtatacacacaaatacacatgtacAGGGGCACACAAGCATTCACAGGTACAGCGTACAGACACACATGTACCTATGCACAGATGAGCATatagtatatatgcatacacccagaaacacacatatatacatgaataCACACAAATATCTACACACAGGCCCACaagcacacagatgcacacataccTTAACTCAGAAACGCACCGAAGACATATGCATAAAACCAGATGCACGTAGATAACTCAACACACATGTGTACACGGACATGCAGACACACAAATATGAACACGTACACACAGAGATCCACATGTGTACATGCTCAGACACACATCCGTCACAGATGCACAAATACACCCTCACACACACGAACCTTCGCagacacacacatctacacaggCACACTGTGTGCCCAAGCTTGTCAGGGCATGCTTGCAGGTGTGAGCCCATGCCAGCTCGCACACTTCAGCACAGCAGGCAGGCCCCATCACCCCCACACAGTCATCTCTGTAGACCGTGGCCTGCGGGCTGGACCAGGGCCAGGGAGTGGGGGCTGGGCATGCGGAGGCGGTGGAGCTGGCAccaggcagagagggaggaaggccGGCTGGATGACCTTGGACTC
This window encodes:
- the IGLON5 gene encoding igLON family member 5, whose amino-acid sequence is MPPPAPGARLRLLAAAALAGLAVISRGLLSQSLEFNSPADNYTVCEGDNATLSCFIDEHVTRVAWLNRSNILYAGNDRWTSDPRVRLLINTPEEFSILITEVGLGDEGLYTCSFQTRHQPYTTQVYLIVHVPARIVNISSPVTVNEGGNVNLLCLAVGRPEPTVTWRQLRDGFTSEGEILEISDIQRGQAGEYECVTHNGVNSAPDSRRVLVTVNYPPTITDVTSARTALGRAALLRCEAMAVPPADFQWYKDDRLLSSGTAEGLKVQTERTRSMLLFANVSARHYGNYTCRAANRLGASSASMRLLRPGSLENSAPRPPGPLALLSALGWLWWRI